In Camelus bactrianus isolate YW-2024 breed Bactrian camel chromosome 18, ASM4877302v1, whole genome shotgun sequence, one DNA window encodes the following:
- the ZNF597 gene encoding zinc finger protein 597 isoform X2, with amino-acid sequence MASTLPTTGAQGPVLFEDLAVYFSQEECVSLHPAQRSLGRDMAQECFMDKALMGKIEINQQLSLESMGLEDLALEKYSIAVPLVYCPEKSSEHGVGNLERKISGGTSACKKRLISLLVTIENHTPLVELSQCLGTSTLSEILEFPGGEATNSYKCPECNQSFSDSSYLVLHQKMHSGEKKYNCGDCGKMFNHRANLRTHRRIHTGEKPYKCAECSSTFRQHSHLSRHMNVHGKEKPYTCGRCGRGFLWLPGLAQHQKTHAAKKAHGKYLGQQTNLALPEKRHASAPQHLHSPGRNCSLQPALPALPEKGHEDSAEHCSDCGGNALSFSKFKPFKCPECPLTCLHLSELISHQSTHRREKAQTCKTPAESFLSVSEPARHWKSHTGENPLKCTVCGKHFRLKTHLTAHERTHLRNAM; translated from the exons ATGGCATCCACACTCCCTACAACCGGGGCTCAG GGACCAGTGCTGTTTGAGGACCTGGCTGTGTATTTTTCTCAAGAGGAGTGTGTGAGTCTGCACCCTGCCCAGAGGTCCCTCGGCAGAGACATGGCACAGGAGTGTTTCATGGATAAGGCCTTAATGG GCAAGATTGAGATTAATCAGCAGCTAAGTCTCGAATCAATGGGACTTGAAGACCTTGCCTTAGAAAAATACTCCATTGCTGTTCCTCTTGTCTATtgcccagaaaaatcctctgagCATGGAGTCGGAAACCTCGAAAGGAAAATATCAGGTGGAACTTCTGCCTGCAAGAAAAGGCTCATAAGTCTTTTAGTTACTATCGAAAACCATACCCCATTGGTAGAGCTATCTCAGTGTTTAGGAACCAGCACACTTTCTGAAATTCTTGAATTTCCTGGGGGAGAAGCCACAAATTCATACAAGTGTCCTGAGTGTAACCAAAGCTTCAGTGATAGTTCATACTTGGTTCTGCATCAGAAAATGCATTCAGGAGAGAAAAAGTATAACTGTGGGGACTGTGGGAAGATGTTCAATCACCGAGCCAACCTGAGAACACACAGGAGAatccacactggggagaagcctTATAAATGTGCTGAGTGCAGCAGCACCTTCCGCCAGCACTCACACCTGTCTCGGCACATGAATGTCCACGGAAAGGAGAAACCTTACACCTGTGGCAGGTGTGGGAGAGGTTTTCTGTGGCTTCCGGGACTGGCCCAGCATCAGAAGACCCATGCTGCCAAAAAAGCCCACGGGAAGTATCTCGGTCAGCAAACAAACCTCGCTCTGCCTGAGAAAAGGCACGCTTCAGCCCCCCAACATCTGCACAGCCCGGGCAGGAATTGCTCTTTGCAGCCCgcactccctgccctccctgagaAAGGCCACGAGGACAGTGCTGAACACTGCAGCGACTGTGGGGGAAATGCGCTTTCATTCTCCAAATTCAAACCCTTCAAATGTCCCGAGTGTCCGCTGACCtgtcttcatctctctgagcttaTTTCCCATCAAAGCACTCATAGACGGGAAAAGGCCCAGACGTGCAAAACGCCTGCGGAAAGTTTCCTCTCGGTCTCAGAGCCTGCCCGCCACTGGAAGAGCCACACAGGAGAGAACCCTTTAAAATGTACCGTGTGTGGGAAACATTTCAGGTTGAAGACACATCTCACTGCCCATGAGCGAACCCATTTGAGAAACGCCATGTAA
- the ZNF597 gene encoding zinc finger protein 597 isoform X1 — MASTLPTTGAQGPVLFEDLAVYFSQEECVSLHPAQRSLGRDMAQECFMDKALMGEGKIEINQQLSLESMGLEDLALEKYSIAVPLVYCPEKSSEHGVGNLERKISGGTSACKKRLISLLVTIENHTPLVELSQCLGTSTLSEILEFPGGEATNSYKCPECNQSFSDSSYLVLHQKMHSGEKKYNCGDCGKMFNHRANLRTHRRIHTGEKPYKCAECSSTFRQHSHLSRHMNVHGKEKPYTCGRCGRGFLWLPGLAQHQKTHAAKKAHGKYLGQQTNLALPEKRHASAPQHLHSPGRNCSLQPALPALPEKGHEDSAEHCSDCGGNALSFSKFKPFKCPECPLTCLHLSELISHQSTHRREKAQTCKTPAESFLSVSEPARHWKSHTGENPLKCTVCGKHFRLKTHLTAHERTHLRNAM, encoded by the exons ATGGCATCCACACTCCCTACAACCGGGGCTCAG GGACCAGTGCTGTTTGAGGACCTGGCTGTGTATTTTTCTCAAGAGGAGTGTGTGAGTCTGCACCCTGCCCAGAGGTCCCTCGGCAGAGACATGGCACAGGAGTGTTTCATGGATAAGGCCTTAATGG GTGAAGGCAAGATTGAGATTAATCAGCAGCTAAGTCTCGAATCAATGGGACTTGAAGACCTTGCCTTAGAAAAATACTCCATTGCTGTTCCTCTTGTCTATtgcccagaaaaatcctctgagCATGGAGTCGGAAACCTCGAAAGGAAAATATCAGGTGGAACTTCTGCCTGCAAGAAAAGGCTCATAAGTCTTTTAGTTACTATCGAAAACCATACCCCATTGGTAGAGCTATCTCAGTGTTTAGGAACCAGCACACTTTCTGAAATTCTTGAATTTCCTGGGGGAGAAGCCACAAATTCATACAAGTGTCCTGAGTGTAACCAAAGCTTCAGTGATAGTTCATACTTGGTTCTGCATCAGAAAATGCATTCAGGAGAGAAAAAGTATAACTGTGGGGACTGTGGGAAGATGTTCAATCACCGAGCCAACCTGAGAACACACAGGAGAatccacactggggagaagcctTATAAATGTGCTGAGTGCAGCAGCACCTTCCGCCAGCACTCACACCTGTCTCGGCACATGAATGTCCACGGAAAGGAGAAACCTTACACCTGTGGCAGGTGTGGGAGAGGTTTTCTGTGGCTTCCGGGACTGGCCCAGCATCAGAAGACCCATGCTGCCAAAAAAGCCCACGGGAAGTATCTCGGTCAGCAAACAAACCTCGCTCTGCCTGAGAAAAGGCACGCTTCAGCCCCCCAACATCTGCACAGCCCGGGCAGGAATTGCTCTTTGCAGCCCgcactccctgccctccctgagaAAGGCCACGAGGACAGTGCTGAACACTGCAGCGACTGTGGGGGAAATGCGCTTTCATTCTCCAAATTCAAACCCTTCAAATGTCCCGAGTGTCCGCTGACCtgtcttcatctctctgagcttaTTTCCCATCAAAGCACTCATAGACGGGAAAAGGCCCAGACGTGCAAAACGCCTGCGGAAAGTTTCCTCTCGGTCTCAGAGCCTGCCCGCCACTGGAAGAGCCACACAGGAGAGAACCCTTTAAAATGTACCGTGTGTGGGAAACATTTCAGGTTGAAGACACATCTCACTGCCCATGAGCGAACCCATTTGAGAAACGCCATGTAA
- the ZNF174 gene encoding zinc finger protein 174 isoform X2 produces MAAKMEITLSSQTHIQASSKQERHIIARLEDKREPALQKEWPDPELSRQNFRRFCYQEVSGPQEALSRLRQLCRQWLQPEVHTKEQILELLVLEQFLNILPPEIQARVRHRCPMSSKEIVTLVEDFHRAAKGPKQWGQKVLLEKTGSQLGEQELPDFQPQTPNRYPRESSLEETSRAGSQDQQSPPHWEKSPLLQEPTPMLDGTEAPRMKNDNKENPRPEGANGAELGAVSAGRSKGSGPRSPKPRGADGSEPRLSRRQGSPPNAQKPFAPCRRRCRELEYVSSPLKSHPLRELKKSKGGKRSLSGRLQRRGHQATRSAKKPYKCEDCGKSFTWNSELKRHKRVHTGERPYTCGECGNCFGRQSTLKLHQRIHTGEKPYQCGQCGKSFRQSSNLHQHHRLHHGD; encoded by the exons ATGGCAGCTAAAATGGAGATAACTTTGAGCTCGCAGACCCACATTCAGGCTTCCTCGAAGCAAGAGAGACATATAATAGCAAGGCTAGAAGATAAAAGGGAGCCCGCCTTGCAAAAAGAGTGGCCCGATCCAGAGCTCTCCCGCCAGAATTTTAGACGGTTTTGTTATCAAGAGGTGTCTGGACCCCAAGAGGCACTCTCTCGGCTCCGGCAGCTCTGCCGTCAGTGGCTACAGCCCGAGGTGCACACCAAAGAGCAGATTTTGGAGCTGCTGGTTCTGGAGCAGTTTCTGAACATCTTGCCCCCAGAGATCCAGGCTCGGGTCAGACATCGATGTCCAATGAGCAGCAAGGAGATTGTGACCCTGGTGGAAGATTTTCACAGAGCAGCCAAGGGACCAAAGCAGTGG GGCCAGAAGGTGCTCTTGGAGAAAACCGGATCCCAGCTTGGAGAACAGGAACTGCCAGACTTCCAACCGCAAACTCCTAACAGATATCCCCGGGAGAGCTCTCTGGAGGAGACTTCCCGGGCAGGATCTCAGGACCAGCAGAGCCCTCCTCATTGGGAAAAATCCCCACTCCTCCAGGAACCTACCCCTATGTTGGATGGGACAG AGGCCCCCAGAATGAAAAATGACAACAAGGAAAATCCACGGCCAGAGGGGGCGAACGGAGCAGAGCTGGGCGCGGTGTCCGCGGGCAGATCCAAGGGGAGTGGTCCACGGAGCCCCAAACCCAGAGGGGCGGACGGGAGCGAGCCCCGCTTGTCCCGGCGGCAAGGTAGCCCCCCAAACGCTCAGAAGCCATTTGCCCCCTGCCGGAGGCGTTGCAGGGAGCTGGAGTACGTCAGCAGCCCCCTGAAGAGCCACCCTCTGAGAGAACTGAAGAAAAGTAAGGGCGGCAAGAGAAGCCTGAGCGGCCGTTTGCAGCGTCGCGGCCACCAGGCCACCCGCTCGGCCAAGAAACCGTACAAATGTGAGGACTGTGGGAAAAGCTTCACGTGGAATTCCGAGCTGAAGAGACACAAGCGGGTCCACACGGGCGAGCGGCCCTACACGTGCGGGGAGTGTGGGAACTGCTTCGGGCGCCAGTCCACCCTGAAGCTCCACCAGAGGatccacactggggagaagccctACCAGTGCGGCCAGTGTGGGAAAAGCTTTCGCCAGAGCTCCAACCTCCACCAGCACCACCGGCTGCACCACGGGGACTGA
- the ZNF174 gene encoding zinc finger protein 174 isoform X1, protein MAAKMEITLSSQTHIQASSKQERHIIARLEDKREPALQKEWPDPELSRQNFRRFCYQEVSGPQEALSRLRQLCRQWLQPEVHTKEQILELLVLEQFLNILPPEIQARVRHRCPMSSKEIVTLVEDFHRAAKGPKQWVAVCMQGQKVLLEKTGSQLGEQELPDFQPQTPNRYPRESSLEETSRAGSQDQQSPPHWEKSPLLQEPTPMLDGTEAPRMKNDNKENPRPEGANGAELGAVSAGRSKGSGPRSPKPRGADGSEPRLSRRQGSPPNAQKPFAPCRRRCRELEYVSSPLKSHPLRELKKSKGGKRSLSGRLQRRGHQATRSAKKPYKCEDCGKSFTWNSELKRHKRVHTGERPYTCGECGNCFGRQSTLKLHQRIHTGEKPYQCGQCGKSFRQSSNLHQHHRLHHGD, encoded by the exons ATGGCAGCTAAAATGGAGATAACTTTGAGCTCGCAGACCCACATTCAGGCTTCCTCGAAGCAAGAGAGACATATAATAGCAAGGCTAGAAGATAAAAGGGAGCCCGCCTTGCAAAAAGAGTGGCCCGATCCAGAGCTCTCCCGCCAGAATTTTAGACGGTTTTGTTATCAAGAGGTGTCTGGACCCCAAGAGGCACTCTCTCGGCTCCGGCAGCTCTGCCGTCAGTGGCTACAGCCCGAGGTGCACACCAAAGAGCAGATTTTGGAGCTGCTGGTTCTGGAGCAGTTTCTGAACATCTTGCCCCCAGAGATCCAGGCTCGGGTCAGACATCGATGTCCAATGAGCAGCAAGGAGATTGTGACCCTGGTGGAAGATTTTCACAGAGCAGCCAAGGGACCAAAGCAGTGG GTGGCTGTTTGTATGCAGGGCCAGAAGGTGCTCTTGGAGAAAACCGGATCCCAGCTTGGAGAACAGGAACTGCCAGACTTCCAACCGCAAACTCCTAACAGATATCCCCGGGAGAGCTCTCTGGAGGAGACTTCCCGGGCAGGATCTCAGGACCAGCAGAGCCCTCCTCATTGGGAAAAATCCCCACTCCTCCAGGAACCTACCCCTATGTTGGATGGGACAG AGGCCCCCAGAATGAAAAATGACAACAAGGAAAATCCACGGCCAGAGGGGGCGAACGGAGCAGAGCTGGGCGCGGTGTCCGCGGGCAGATCCAAGGGGAGTGGTCCACGGAGCCCCAAACCCAGAGGGGCGGACGGGAGCGAGCCCCGCTTGTCCCGGCGGCAAGGTAGCCCCCCAAACGCTCAGAAGCCATTTGCCCCCTGCCGGAGGCGTTGCAGGGAGCTGGAGTACGTCAGCAGCCCCCTGAAGAGCCACCCTCTGAGAGAACTGAAGAAAAGTAAGGGCGGCAAGAGAAGCCTGAGCGGCCGTTTGCAGCGTCGCGGCCACCAGGCCACCCGCTCGGCCAAGAAACCGTACAAATGTGAGGACTGTGGGAAAAGCTTCACGTGGAATTCCGAGCTGAAGAGACACAAGCGGGTCCACACGGGCGAGCGGCCCTACACGTGCGGGGAGTGTGGGAACTGCTTCGGGCGCCAGTCCACCCTGAAGCTCCACCAGAGGatccacactggggagaagccctACCAGTGCGGCCAGTGTGGGAAAAGCTTTCGCCAGAGCTCCAACCTCCACCAGCACCACCGGCTGCACCACGGGGACTGA
- the ZNF174 gene encoding zinc finger protein 174 isoform X3 — translation MAAKMEITLSSQTHIQASSKQERHIIARLEDKREPALQKEWPDPELSRQNFRRFCYQEVSGPQEALSRLRQLCRQWLQPEVHTKEQILELLVLEQFLNILPPEIQARVRHRCPMSSKEIVTLVEDFHRAAKGPKQWVAVCMQGQKVLLEKTGSQLGEQELPDFQPQTPNRYPRESSLEETSRAGSQDQQSPPHWEKSPLLQEPTPMLDGTELLVVKTNPNMFTDELPFKLQLSFIT, via the exons ATGGCAGCTAAAATGGAGATAACTTTGAGCTCGCAGACCCACATTCAGGCTTCCTCGAAGCAAGAGAGACATATAATAGCAAGGCTAGAAGATAAAAGGGAGCCCGCCTTGCAAAAAGAGTGGCCCGATCCAGAGCTCTCCCGCCAGAATTTTAGACGGTTTTGTTATCAAGAGGTGTCTGGACCCCAAGAGGCACTCTCTCGGCTCCGGCAGCTCTGCCGTCAGTGGCTACAGCCCGAGGTGCACACCAAAGAGCAGATTTTGGAGCTGCTGGTTCTGGAGCAGTTTCTGAACATCTTGCCCCCAGAGATCCAGGCTCGGGTCAGACATCGATGTCCAATGAGCAGCAAGGAGATTGTGACCCTGGTGGAAGATTTTCACAGAGCAGCCAAGGGACCAAAGCAGTGG GTGGCTGTTTGTATGCAGGGCCAGAAGGTGCTCTTGGAGAAAACCGGATCCCAGCTTGGAGAACAGGAACTGCCAGACTTCCAACCGCAAACTCCTAACAGATATCCCCGGGAGAGCTCTCTGGAGGAGACTTCCCGGGCAGGATCTCAGGACCAGCAGAGCCCTCCTCATTGGGAAAAATCCCCACTCCTCCAGGAACCTACCCCTATGTTGGATGGGACAG AGCTCCTTGTAGTGAAGACAAATCCAAATATGTTCACTGACGAACTTCCATTCAAGCTGCAGCTGAGTTTCATCACTTAA